A stretch of the Actinomyces qiguomingii genome encodes the following:
- the rimM gene encoding ribosome maturation factor RimM (Essential for efficient processing of 16S rRNA), with the protein MLLTVAVIGPAHALKGEVRLDVRTDDPEGRLAPGSVLPVEPAIGPAAAGSLTVSRLRFDGHRWFAAFVEATDRTAAESLRGVELLVEAEAEEPEDDAWYAHELVGLRAIQLLPGGSVRELGEVSGLEPGVAQDRLLVRTPQGQEVRVPFVEQLVPEINPDAGTVVIDPPGGLFPGVGEPEEAR; encoded by the coding sequence GTGCTGCTAACCGTCGCCGTCATCGGCCCCGCCCACGCGCTCAAGGGCGAGGTACGCCTGGATGTCCGCACCGATGACCCGGAGGGCAGACTCGCTCCCGGCAGCGTTCTTCCCGTCGAACCCGCCATCGGTCCCGCCGCCGCCGGGAGCCTCACCGTTTCCCGGCTACGTTTCGATGGACACCGCTGGTTCGCTGCCTTCGTCGAGGCTACCGACCGCACTGCCGCGGAGTCGCTGCGCGGCGTCGAACTGTTGGTCGAGGCCGAGGCTGAGGAACCGGAGGACGACGCCTGGTACGCCCATGAACTGGTCGGGCTGCGGGCGATCCAGCTCTTGCCCGGTGGCTCGGTGCGCGAGCTCGGTGAGGTCAGCGGCCTGGAACCGGGTGTGGCCCAGGATCGGCTGTTGGTGCGCACCCCCCAGGGGCAGGAGGTCCGGGTCCCCTTCGTAGAGCAACTCGTGCCCGAGATCAACCCCGACGCCGGCACCGTCGTAATCGACCCTCCCGGTGGACTGTTCCCCGGGGTGGGTGAGCCGGAGGAGGCCCGGTGA
- a CDS encoding RNA-binding protein: protein MLADALEHLVRGIVDNPDDVTVTSRTLRRGDLLEVRVNPEDLGRVIGRSGRTARALRTVVGALADSPVRVDVVDTDRR, encoded by the coding sequence GTGCTCGCCGACGCGCTCGAACACCTGGTGCGCGGTATCGTCGACAATCCCGACGACGTCACTGTGACCTCCCGGACGCTGCGCCGCGGCGACCTGCTGGAGGTGCGGGTCAACCCGGAAGATCTGGGCCGTGTGATCGGTCGCTCCGGCCGTACCGCGCGCGCCCTGCGCACGGTGGTTGGCGCCCTCGCCGACTCCCCGGTGCGCGTTGATGTCGTAGACACTGATCGCCGCTGA
- the rpsP gene encoding 30S ribosomal protein S16 — protein MAVKIRLKRLGRKFAPFYRVVVVDSRKKRDGRVIEEIGVYDPMQEPSLIRIDSERAQYWLGVGAQPSNTVFNLLKITGDYHTFKGLKGVKPRLKVKDADAEAAAKQAAVQAVADDAEKRKADAAVAQAKAEAESQAEEPTEAAAEEA, from the coding sequence GTGGCAGTCAAGATTCGCCTCAAGCGCCTCGGCAGGAAGTTCGCGCCCTTCTACCGGGTGGTCGTCGTCGATTCCCGTAAGAAGCGCGATGGCCGTGTCATCGAGGAGATCGGCGTTTACGACCCGATGCAGGAGCCCTCACTGATCCGTATCGACTCCGAGCGGGCCCAGTACTGGCTGGGCGTGGGCGCGCAGCCCTCCAACACCGTGTTCAACCTGCTGAAGATTACCGGCGACTACCACACCTTCAAGGGACTGAAGGGCGTCAAGCCCCGCCTGAAGGTCAAGGACGCCGATGCTGAGGCGGCGGCGAAGCAGGCGGCGGTTCAGGCCGTCGCGGACGACGCCGAGAAGCGCAAGGCCGATGCCGCCGTCGCCCAGGCGAAGGCCGAGGCCGAGTCCCAGGCCGAGGAGCCGACCGAGGCCGCTGCCGAGGAGGCCTGA
- a CDS encoding alanine/glycine:cation symporter family protein — protein sequence MSAALTNALSSFEGFVSGNILVWILLGTGLYLTVRTRAVQLRFFMRALRLVAHSRHQRGSLSSFQAFVIGLGGRVGTGNIAGVALAVTLGGPGALLWMWVVAILGMATSFAESTLAQVFKVRNADGIFRGGPAYYMERGIGRGALGRGMGVVFAVMLVFSYGLIFPMVQSNTIAVTLSEAHGVSISATAIVLIVLTAPILLAGMRVVAKVTEWLVPLMALAYLVVVLVVIVVSIDRVPGAFADIFAGAFNLRSGLAGTGGGIFATFLNGTKRGLFSNEAGQGSSPNGAATADVAHPVTQGLIQALGVCVDTIVICTATGLTILLASPAVYTPGVEPQWAKTTLVQHALADAVPGDWVIWFMSFVVVTFAYSSVLGYSAFAEINVSYLGGGRLAGIVLRLAMTIATGMGALAALELAWAMADVALALMTILNLVAVLWLSRWVFATLRDYDAQLGDGVAEPVFITPGNALLPGELDGDIWTADRAVLRQESLHEEI from the coding sequence GTGTCCGCTGCACTCACCAACGCCCTGTCCAGCTTCGAGGGCTTCGTCTCCGGCAACATTCTGGTCTGGATCCTTCTGGGCACCGGCCTGTACCTGACCGTACGCACCCGTGCCGTCCAGTTGCGGTTCTTCATGCGTGCCCTTCGCCTCGTGGCCCACTCCCGACACCAGCGTGGCTCGCTGTCCAGCTTTCAGGCTTTTGTGATCGGCCTGGGCGGGCGCGTTGGCACCGGAAACATCGCCGGTGTGGCCCTGGCCGTCACCCTCGGCGGTCCTGGGGCTCTGCTGTGGATGTGGGTGGTGGCGATTCTCGGTATGGCCACCAGCTTCGCCGAGTCGACGCTCGCGCAGGTGTTCAAGGTTCGCAACGCCGATGGGATTTTCCGGGGCGGCCCCGCCTATTACATGGAGCGTGGCATCGGCCGCGGCGCCCTGGGCCGGGGCATGGGGGTGGTCTTCGCGGTTATGCTCGTGTTCTCATACGGCCTGATCTTCCCGATGGTGCAGTCCAACACCATCGCTGTGACTCTGTCCGAGGCCCACGGTGTGAGTATCTCGGCAACGGCCATTGTGCTGATCGTGTTGACGGCGCCGATTCTGCTGGCCGGCATGCGAGTTGTGGCCAAGGTGACCGAATGGCTCGTGCCGCTGATGGCCCTGGCCTATCTGGTGGTGGTTCTGGTGGTCATCGTCGTGTCCATCGACCGAGTTCCCGGGGCCTTCGCCGACATCTTCGCCGGCGCCTTCAACCTACGTTCTGGTCTGGCCGGCACCGGTGGCGGCATCTTCGCCACCTTCCTCAATGGCACCAAACGCGGTCTGTTCTCAAACGAGGCCGGCCAGGGCTCCTCGCCGAACGGCGCCGCAACGGCCGATGTCGCCCACCCCGTGACCCAGGGGCTAATTCAGGCGCTGGGCGTGTGTGTGGACACGATCGTGATCTGCACCGCCACCGGGCTCACCATCCTGCTCGCCTCCCCGGCCGTCTACACCCCCGGCGTCGAACCGCAATGGGCGAAGACCACCCTGGTCCAGCACGCCCTGGCCGATGCCGTCCCCGGCGACTGGGTCATCTGGTTCATGAGCTTCGTGGTGGTCACCTTCGCCTACTCCTCGGTGCTGGGATACTCGGCCTTCGCCGAGATCAACGTCAGCTACCTCGGCGGCGGCCGCCTAGCCGGCATAGTCCTGCGGCTGGCCATGACCATCGCCACCGGGATGGGTGCGCTGGCCGCCCTGGAACTGGCTTGGGCTATGGCCGATGTGGCCCTGGCACTGATGACGATCCTGAATCTGGTGGCCGTACTGTGGTTGTCCCGCTGGGTGTTCGCCACTCTACGGGACTATGACGCCCAACTGGGTGACGGCGTGGCCGAGCCGGTGTTCATCACCCCCGGTAATGCGCTGCTTCCCGGCGAATTGGATGGGGACATCTGGACTGCCGACCGGGCCGTCCTGCGCCAGGAGAGTCTCCACGAGGAGATCTGA
- the ffh gene encoding signal recognition particle protein, which yields MFGNLSDRLTASFNSLRGKGRLSEADVDATVSEIRRALLEADVALPVVRSFTAAVRDKAKDAARSQALNPAQQVVRIVNDELIEVLGGESRELNWADRGPTVIMLAGLQGAGKTTLAGKLGRWLKQEHKRTLLVASDLQRPNAVTQLSVVAERAGVDVWAPEPGNGVGDPVAVARSGVEQGRANGYDVVVIDTAGRLGVDAEMMDQAIRIRDAVTPDEILFVLDAMVGQDAVNTSVAFRDGVGFTGVVLSKLDGDARGGAALSVRGVTGAPVLFSSTGEGLDDFERFHADRMASRILDMGDLLTLIEQAERAFDEKEAEDAAAKLASGTFTLEDFLSQLRQIRKMGSMKKLLGMMPGMGQMREALENFDEREVDRIEAIVCSMTPAERRDLSILNGSRRSRIAKGSGTSVQAVNELVDRFEAAKKMMEAMASGGPGAMGGPGGMAGMGSLPATGKRSKARQAPKGKKRKGGKKGRSGNPAKAARQAREAAAARAQKSSGAADTPAPAPAGSAFGLGQAAAPAPAAAGYGIMPTQDDASQQLQASGDEVADAMAALPEDLRRHLGL from the coding sequence GTGTTCGGCAACCTCTCCGACCGGCTCACCGCCTCGTTCAATTCGCTTCGCGGCAAGGGCCGCCTGAGTGAAGCGGACGTGGACGCCACCGTCTCCGAGATACGCCGCGCCCTCCTTGAGGCCGACGTCGCCCTGCCGGTGGTGCGCTCCTTCACCGCCGCCGTGCGGGACAAGGCTAAGGATGCCGCCCGCTCGCAGGCTCTGAACCCGGCCCAGCAGGTCGTCCGGATCGTCAATGACGAGCTGATCGAGGTCCTGGGTGGTGAGTCCCGGGAACTCAACTGGGCGGACCGTGGCCCCACCGTCATCATGCTGGCCGGTCTGCAGGGTGCCGGTAAGACCACGCTGGCGGGCAAGCTCGGCCGCTGGCTCAAGCAGGAGCACAAGCGCACTCTGCTGGTCGCCTCTGACCTGCAGCGTCCCAACGCGGTCACCCAGCTCAGCGTGGTGGCCGAGCGCGCCGGAGTGGACGTGTGGGCTCCCGAGCCCGGAAACGGAGTGGGCGATCCGGTGGCGGTGGCCCGCAGCGGCGTCGAGCAGGGACGGGCCAACGGATACGACGTCGTCGTCATCGACACCGCCGGCCGTCTGGGTGTGGACGCGGAGATGATGGATCAGGCGATCCGTATCCGTGATGCCGTAACCCCCGACGAGATCCTGTTCGTGTTGGACGCCATGGTCGGTCAGGACGCCGTCAACACCTCCGTCGCCTTCCGGGACGGGGTCGGCTTCACCGGCGTGGTGCTTTCCAAGCTTGACGGCGATGCCCGGGGCGGTGCCGCCCTGTCCGTGCGTGGGGTCACCGGTGCCCCCGTGCTGTTCTCATCCACCGGTGAGGGACTGGACGACTTCGAGCGCTTCCATGCTGACCGCATGGCCTCCCGCATCCTGGACATGGGTGACCTGCTGACCCTGATCGAGCAGGCCGAACGCGCCTTCGATGAGAAGGAGGCTGAGGACGCCGCCGCCAAGCTCGCCTCCGGCACCTTCACCCTGGAGGACTTCCTGTCCCAGCTGCGGCAGATTCGCAAGATGGGCTCAATGAAGAAGCTGTTGGGCATGATGCCCGGAATGGGGCAGATGCGTGAGGCCCTGGAGAACTTCGATGAGCGGGAGGTCGACCGCATTGAGGCGATCGTCTGCTCCATGACTCCGGCCGAGCGGCGGGACCTGTCCATTCTCAACGGCTCACGGCGCTCCCGCATCGCCAAGGGATCCGGCACCAGCGTGCAGGCGGTCAACGAACTGGTGGACCGCTTCGAGGCGGCAAAGAAGATGATGGAGGCCATGGCATCCGGCGGCCCGGGGGCCATGGGCGGTCCGGGTGGTATGGCGGGAATGGGCTCGCTGCCGGCCACCGGCAAACGCTCCAAGGCGCGGCAGGCCCCCAAGGGCAAGAAGCGTAAGGGCGGTAAGAAGGGCCGCTCCGGCAATCCGGCCAAGGCCGCCCGGCAGGCGCGCGAGGCTGCAGCCGCCCGCGCACAGAAGAGCTCCGGCGCCGCTGACACGCCCGCCCCGGCGCCGGCGGGCTCCGCCTTCGGTCTGGGCCAGGCTGCTGCTCCCGCTCCTGCGGCAGCCGGCTACGGCATCATGCCCACTCAGGACGACGCCTCACAGCAGTTGCAGGCGAGCGGCGACGAGGTCGCCGACGCCATGGCCGCCCTGCCGGAGGACCTGCGCCGCCACCTGGGCCTGTAA